In a single window of the Lacerta agilis isolate rLacAgi1 chromosome 15, rLacAgi1.pri, whole genome shotgun sequence genome:
- the HEPACAM gene encoding hepatocyte cell adhesion molecule — MKREREVLSRVLSVSGFVHVACLLIINYTDLLEGVNITSPVLLIHGTVGKSALLSVKYTSTSRDKPVIKWQVKRDKAVTVVQSIGTGIIGNLRQEYRDRIRIFENGSLLINELQLSDEGTYEVEISITDDTFTGEMNINLTVDVPISKPHVALASSTVLELSEYFTLNCSHENGTKPSYTWLKDSKPLSNDSRLILSHDQKVLTITRVLMSDDDTYSCLVENPISNGRSIPIKLTVYRRSSLYIILSTGGIFLLVTLVTVCACWKPSKKNERKMEKQNSSEYMDQNEEQLKQDVEIVPRSGEHERKNPVALYILKDKDSPEAEEESLTESRNAAEPSPPSYSSSPPPPGRSPGLPVRSARRYHRSPARSPATSRTHISPTRSPTSPGRTQNTTRLVRTAGVHIIRDQQGEASTVEINA, encoded by the exons aTCTGCTGGAAGGAGTCAATATCACCAGCCCGGTGCTGTTAATCCACGGTACGGTTGGCAAGTCTGCCCTGCTCTCCGTGAAATACACCAGCACCAGCCGTGACAAACCCGTGATCAAATGGCAAGTGAAGCGTGACAAGGCTGTGACGGTGGTCCAGTCCATCGGCACCGGGATCATTGGTAACTTGCGCCAGGAGTACAGGGACCGGATTAGAATCTTTGAGAATGGCTCCTTGCTGATCAACGAGCTGCAGCTCTCTGACGAGGGAACGTATGAAGTGGAAATCTCCATTACGGATGACACTTTTACAGGGGAGATGAACATTAACCTTACAGTGGATG TTCCAATTTCAAAGCCTCATGTCGCCCTGGCCTCTTCCACTGTGCTGGAGCTCAGCGAATATTTCACTCTGAACTGCTCCCATGAAAATGGCACAAAGCCCAGCTACACGTGGCTGAAGGACAGCAAGCCCCTCAGCAATGACTCCCGGCTGATCCTCTCCCATGACCAGAAGGTGCTGACCATCACCAGAGTCCTGATGTCTGACGATGACACCTACAGTTGTTTGGTGGAGAACCCCATCAGCAACGGGCGCAGCATCCCGATAAAACTTACCGTGTACA GAAGGAGCTCCCTCTATATAATCCTTTCGACTGGGGGAATTTTCCTTCTGGTTACCTTAGTGACCGTCTGCGCCTGTTGGAAACCATCCAAGAA aaACGAACGGAAAATGGAGAAGCAAAATTCCTCTGAATACATGGACCAGAATGAAGAACAGTTGAAGCAGGATG TGGAGATTGTTCCCAGGAGTGGAGAGCATGAACGCAAGAATCCCGTTGCTTTGTACATCCTGAAAGACAAG GACTCTCCAGAAGCTGAAGAGGAATCCCTTACCGAGTCCCGAAACGCCGCCGAGCCCTCGCCGCCCAGCTACTCtagctctccccctcctcctggaaGATCACCTGGACTGCCTGTTCGGTCCGCTCGCCGATACCATCGCTCGCCAGCCAGGTCTCCGGCCACCTCCAGAACACACATATCTCCTACCAGGTCCCCAACCTCACCAGGGCGCACCCAAAACACCACACGCTTGGTGCGGACTGCTGGAGTTCATATCATTCGAGATCAGCAGGGGGAGGCCAGCACCGTGGAAATCAATGCCTGA